The DNA region TCAAGAATTCTGGACTGAGCCATAGCTGGTCTGCCAGTATACCTAATAATATATTTAATTGAATCAACAGAATTAGAAAGCATGTTAGATTTAGCATAGACATAAAAGCCAGAAGGATAAGTTTTGAATAAGGAAGTCTTAAGTTTATAAAAAGAATCTCCTAGATAACGATGTAGTAAGTCAAGTAAAGTAGTTTGCCAACGTTTACGAAGCATAGTGAAAGGGATGTGAGGTATTTTACGCCAAACAGTTTTATTACCAGAAGCACCCTCAGTAATAAGCATATGAATATGAGGATTCCATTTAAGGTCACGGCCAAAAGTATGAAGTGTAGAGATAAAACCAGGCTTGAAAGATTCAGATTTATTAATGGAGTAAAACCAAGCATGAATAGTTGCAGCAGAAGCATGAAAAAGAAGATGAAGTAAGGAACGATCCTTGCGAAAAAAAGGGCGAAGTTCTTTAGGGATGGTAAAAACAATATGACGATGTTCACACTGAATAAGTTTGGAAGATATAGAAGCAGCTCTGTCTTGAATGTATTTGGCACCACAAGAATTACAAAAACGACTTTTACAAGTAAATGGAACATGCTTTATTTTGCCGCAATGGTCACAAAAATAAAGAGCATGACCCATGGAAGGATCACCACAATTAATGATTTTTCTGACATTATGTAAAATAGCGGGACGTAGAGGATAACCTAGAGCAACAAAATCATCCCAACGGTCTGAAAAAATATCTTTTATCTTAAAAGATTTACTGTTCATAACATCACCAATAATGTTATAACAAAAAATCATCAATAAAACAATATAAAATGAAGAAGAATGTTAAAAAAGCCAACTCACGTAAAGAGTCAGCTTTTTAACGCGTTCGTTAGAACGCTTTTCTTGTATGCGTCAAGTGAAATAGTGGGGAGGAGATTAGATGAAAATATTACATACAGGGGATTGGCATATCGGTAAATTGGTCCATGGGATTCATATGACAGAAGATCAAAAATATCTGCTTGACCAATTAATGGATTTAATAATACAAGAAAAACCGGATGTCATGATTGTTGCCGGAGATATATATGACCGTTCAATACCACCCGTTGAAGCGGTAGAGGTTCTAGATAGCTTTTTATCAGAGGCAGTCTTAACCCATAAGTTGAAAATCATTGCCATTGCAGGTAACCATGACAGCTCGAATCGTGTTGGGTTCGCTAGCCGACTTTTAATGGATCAAGGACTTCATATTCATGGAAATATCAGAAAAGTCATTGTGCCAATCGTAATAGAAGATGAGAATGGACCGGTTTATTTTTATCCGATTCCTTATGGAGAACCAGCCATAATTAGAGAAATCTATGACGATGAAAGCATTAAGGATCATGAAACGGCTATGAAAAGGATAATCTCAGATATACAGGCCAATAAACCTGCTAATGGTCGACATATTTGTATTGCTCATGGTTTTGTTATGGGTGCTATGGAAGCGGAAACGAGTGAGTCTGAAAGACCGTTATCTATTGGTGGATCTGAATATGTGGATGTACGCTATTTTGAAGGCTTTGATTACGTGGCGCTGGGCCATTTGCATAAGCCGCAAAAGGTCAAACATGAACATATTCGTTACGCTGGGTCCCTACTCAAATACTCATTTTCCGAAGCCAATCAGAAGAAATCCATGACTATGGTAGACATGGATGGTAGCGGTAGCGTTACCATAAAGCAAATCAGTTTAAACCCCTTAAAAGACATGAGAATCATTAAGGGCAAACTTGAAAATCTGATGGATCCTAAAATATATGCAGGTACGAATACAAAGGACTATATAATGGCAATATTAACAGACCGAGGGGAGATTATGGATGCGATTGGAAAGCTAAGATCCATATACCCAAATATCTTAAAAATTGAAAGAGAAGTTTTTGAAAGAGAAGCCGGTATGATGCAGACCTCAGCAGGGCATGCATTTGCAAAGAAAAGTATTTTGGAACTCTTCGGTGAGTTCTATGAAAATGTCTCTGCAGAAGCCTTCACAGATGAAAAGAGAGACGTAATTGCAGGTGTCATGAATGCATTGGAACAAGAGGGGAGGGCGTTATAATGCGACCGATCAAATTAACCATGACCGCTTTTGGGCCATACAAAAATAAGGAAATAATTAATTTTGGAGAGTTGGGGCATAGGAATCTATTTCTAATTACAGGGCCTACGGGTTCAGGAAAGACCACTATTTTTGATGCCATCAGTTTTGCAGTATATGGAGAATGTAGCGGTCATATGCGTACAGCAGAAAGTCTAAGAAGCCAGTTTTCAGAGAGTGACGTATTGACAGAAGTAGAACTAGAGTTTGAGCTTAGAGGTACGAAGTACCTTATTCATCGCATCCCAAAACAAGAAAAGCCCAAACAGAGAGGTGAAGGTACAACTGAACAAAAACCGGAGGCAGTTTTAACCATCTTTGATCAAGAACCAAAAACCATCATAATAGGTGTTAAACAAGTCAATGAAAAAGTAGAATCTCTTCTGGGCATCAATGCAGAACAATTTAGGCAAATCATGATGATTCCACAAGGCGAGTTTCAAAAATTGTTGACATCCTCTAGTGAAGAACGAGAAAGTGTCCTTAGACAACTCTTTGATACAAGTATGTACAGTTTATTTCAAAACCGTTTAGAAGCAAAATCAAACACGTTAATGAATAGTATTAAGCGGGATAAAGAAATCAGAGACCATGATATCACCAACATAGATTGGGCGGACAATGAAGCCTTAGGCTTGATGATACAAGCCCAAGATAAGCCGGTTGAAGAGATTCTTAATAAAACAAAAGAGATGAACAATAAAGACCTATTAGAACTTGAAAATATAGAAGCGGAAATAAGCATTCAAAGTCAAGCCCTTGAAGCAGAGATTGAAAGACGTGAAAAGGCTAAAGAAATCAATAAAAAAATTGAAGAAAAGAATAAAATCCAAAAGGCATTAGATGAAGAAAAAATAAAAGTTCCCTTAATAACAACACTTATAAAGCAAGTCAAGCAAGCTATGGAAGCAAAGAATATTGAGCCTCTGGAAAAGAATATTCATACGAGGAAAACGGATCTTGACGACAAAAAGGAAGCATATAAACAATCAGACCACAAGATTAGAACCCTCCAATCACAACTAGACACTGCTCTTAAACAATATGAAGAGGAAATGTCGACAAAAAGAAAAGAAGATCGCCGTAAGCAGTCTGAGGCAGCGCTACGTCTGAAATCCTATGAAGATAAAGTTAAAAACCTTAAGTCCATAGAAGATAAAGTTAAAGAGCTTGAAGTTGTATTAAAAAGCTTGGAAGATCAAGAACAAAAGCAAAAAGATATGTTGACAAGGTCTCACAAAAAGATGGAACAGCTTATGTTGGATAAAGAAAAGGCGGATCAAGCACGCCTAGAGATTGTAGAAAAAAGAACTGAACTCGAAAAAATAAAAAACGAAAAAAAAGATCTGAATAAAATCCTAGATCTCCAAAATAAGATTCATCATGAAAAAGAGGACTATGAAAAAGCAAAAAAAGAGCAGGATGCATTGCAACATACCTTATTAACGCTTGAGAAAAACTACGAGAAAAGCCATCAAGAATTTCTGCAAAACATGGCAGCCATATTTGCCGGTGATTTAAAAGACGGATATCCATGTCCAGTATGTGGTGCTAAGGACCACATAGATCCAGCCACTTTTAGTGGGAATGAAGTAACAGAAGAAGATATCAAGTCTCTAGGAGAAGAAGTAAAAGTCTGCAGGGTGCGCTACAATGATCAAAACAACTTAATAAGTGTATTGGAAGAACGTCTAAGAAAAACCAAGTCCATATATCATGAAAATATCCAAAACTTATCAGAAAATATGTTTGTACAAATCCAAGGGATGCTTCTTGAGGATGAGAAAAATTATTTTGTAGAAGAACTAAAGTCACGAGAAGTAACGTTACAGAGTATGGCGTTGAAAATGACCTCTATAGAAAAATTGGCAGAACAATCCGTTACTATTGCTGACGATATCAAAAAGAAAAAGCTGGAGATTAATCAAACAGAGACCCTTAAAGAGCAGGTTGCCATAGATATTCTTAAGATAAGAAGTCAATTAACAGAGAAACAGTCAAATCTTAAATATATATACGAGGAAGTGCCTGGCGAATTAAGAAATCTTAAGGACCTAATGAAAGCCATTGAAGTTCAAGAATCTCTTTTACAAGATATGGAAAATCAACTAGAGACAGCTAAGAAAAACTATGATAAATTGAAAGTAGAACAATTAACCACTGAAACAAAGAAGCGGCAATATAATAAAGATATTATTTTTCTAACCCAACGCTTAAAGGAAGAAGAAGATGCTTTTTTTCTCAAACTTCGTCAAAAAGGATTTGAAA from Petrocella atlantisensis includes:
- a CDS encoding IS91 family transposase, encoding MNSKSFKIKDIFSDRWDDFVALGYPLRPAILHNVRKIINCGDPSMGHALYFCDHCGKIKHVPFTCKSRFCNSCGAKYIQDRAASISSKLIQCEHRHIVFTIPKELRPFFRKDRSLLHLLFHASAATIHAWFYSINKSESFKPGFISTLHTFGRDLKWNPHIHMLITEGASGNKTVWRKIPHIPFTMLRKRWQTTLLDLLHRYLGDSFYKLKTSLFKTYPSGFYVYAKSNMLSNSVDSIKYIIRYTGRPAMAQSRILDYDGEFVTFFYNRHEDNEKVIEKIHVFDFFKRLIVHIPDEQFKMIRYYGLYAKKYKHSSKLFLLMTASKRKFFKQNSHWRARLLLHFGIDPLRCQCGNTMKLLNIFATSKTHLLDKPPPQLYNSA
- a CDS encoding exonuclease SbcCD subunit D; protein product: MKILHTGDWHIGKLVHGIHMTEDQKYLLDQLMDLIIQEKPDVMIVAGDIYDRSIPPVEAVEVLDSFLSEAVLTHKLKIIAIAGNHDSSNRVGFASRLLMDQGLHIHGNIRKVIVPIVIEDENGPVYFYPIPYGEPAIIREIYDDESIKDHETAMKRIISDIQANKPANGRHICIAHGFVMGAMEAETSESERPLSIGGSEYVDVRYFEGFDYVALGHLHKPQKVKHEHIRYAGSLLKYSFSEANQKKSMTMVDMDGSGSVTIKQISLNPLKDMRIIKGKLENLMDPKIYAGTNTKDYIMAILTDRGEIMDAIGKLRSIYPNILKIEREVFEREAGMMQTSAGHAFAKKSILELFGEFYENVSAEAFTDEKRDVIAGVMNALEQEGRAL
- a CDS encoding AAA family ATPase; the protein is MRPIKLTMTAFGPYKNKEIINFGELGHRNLFLITGPTGSGKTTIFDAISFAVYGECSGHMRTAESLRSQFSESDVLTEVELEFELRGTKYLIHRIPKQEKPKQRGEGTTEQKPEAVLTIFDQEPKTIIIGVKQVNEKVESLLGINAEQFRQIMMIPQGEFQKLLTSSSEERESVLRQLFDTSMYSLFQNRLEAKSNTLMNSIKRDKEIRDHDITNIDWADNEALGLMIQAQDKPVEEILNKTKEMNNKDLLELENIEAEISIQSQALEAEIERREKAKEINKKIEEKNKIQKALDEEKIKVPLITTLIKQVKQAMEAKNIEPLEKNIHTRKTDLDDKKEAYKQSDHKIRTLQSQLDTALKQYEEEMSTKRKEDRRKQSEAALRLKSYEDKVKNLKSIEDKVKELEVVLKSLEDQEQKQKDMLTRSHKKMEQLMLDKEKADQARLEIVEKRTELEKIKNEKKDLNKILDLQNKIHHEKEDYEKAKKEQDALQHTLLTLEKNYEKSHQEFLQNMAAIFAGDLKDGYPCPVCGAKDHIDPATFSGNEVTEEDIKSLGEEVKVCRVRYNDQNNLISVLEERLRKTKSIYHENIQNLSENMFVQIQGMLLEDEKNYFVEELKSREVTLQSMALKMTSIEKLAEQSVTIADDIKKKKLEINQTETLKEQVAIDILKIRSQLTEKQSNLKYIYEEVPGELRNLKDLMKAIEVQESLLQDMENQLETAKKNYDKLKVEQLTTETKKRQYNKDIIFLTQRLKEEEDAFFLKLRQKGFENADAYTKAKMTDEDIEYNTATIENHTKQLHSLTKSYETLRHQTKDQHIVDLASFESTIETLRQKTKAYGDQKGVIVSRIKNNSLMLEHVKVRNLKIRNEEEEHQVLGHLSNMAKGNNTYRITFERYVLAAFLEDIIVAANLRLTQMTDGRYLLSRTQELQRRNAKGGLELEVYDNYTGMNRHVKTLSGGEGFMASLSMALGLADVVQSYAGGVQLDTMFIDEGFGTLDQESLDSAINCLVDLQKTGRLVGIISHVQELKERIDTRLEVLGTNIGSHTRFVAG